The Zea mays cultivar B73 chromosome 7, Zm-B73-REFERENCE-NAM-5.0, whole genome shotgun sequence DNA segment ACGACGACTGACATATGGAAGCAATTTGCACAAGTCATCTTCATTGAATTCAGCAGAAATACCAAAGGTTGCCAGGAGTTGAAGAAACGCATGAGCTTCAAGACAGTTCCCATTGCTAGCATCAATGTCAAGATTATCTAACTTGGACTTCCACTTAAATGCAATCGTCTTTGCTCGCTCTATGATATTAGTTGTAAGCATGTGCCTCTccaaagaagaacaagttatatcATTAGAGTGCAGTTGTCCAAGTGACTCCATCAACATCAAACATGTCCTTCTAACACCCAGAAGGTCACCATCCTTTTTTCCATCTAATACAAGATTATCTCCAGAATAAAAGTCTTCCAGGGAATCCAACACCAGGCCATAAGGATGAGATGTTTTCTTCAGTGCACTAGGAATTTCCTCGCGGATGGCTGCCAAGTTCTTCCTGTTGTCGGATATGAACTTATGAAGCCCGTTCACATTCATTTCCTCACAGAGTGCAACAAGCTCAGAACGAGGCCTCACTGCAGCATTATCAACTTGCAAGTGCACACTCTCCTCAGAAGCCGGTTTAGGCCACTTGACACCAAGATTATCCAGTGCCTTGTTCATTGGGTTGATGGAAGGAACAGGTAAGGAAAGCCTGGACTTGCTAAAGATCATAGCTAATGCAGCTTCCCTCTTCTCCtgcaacctctccaaagaggtcagTTCCTTGGCCACAACAGCTGCCTCCCGCTGCTCCAGCATCTGCTCTGATTTTGCGACAGTCTCCTGGAACTCCTTCTCCTGCTCTTTTAGCTCGTCAAACTTTTTCTTGAGGGATTGTTCAAGACCACGAAAGTGGTCTTCAAGCTGCTTCCACTTGAAGTTCATGCAGAAAGCGCTCTGGCTCTCAAGCTCAGCGAATGCCTCCTGAAGCTGTTGTATCTTGGAGCTTGTCGAGTCCATAAGAGCCGCGACAGACTCCATTTCAGACATGGCGAACGCTCCTGCAAGAAAGAAGACAGCACGTCCGAAAGAAGAAAAcactcacaaccttacaaatcatATCAATTTCTCCAATTAAATCAAACATCTGAAAGCCCTCACAAAGCAACTACTTTTATTTCAAGAACACAGGCACACAGCACTACACGCAAGCATCTACAAGGCGTTCCTAGATTTCCACAGAAAGATGTAAAAACGCGGATGGGAATGAAGGTCAGCTCCCACTCGAGAAAATTGGATTCTCGATGGACCAAACTAATCAAGGTTTCTACCCCACCACGAGGCTACCCAAATACTAATAAATGGGAAGGAAAATGACTGGATCTGAGACTGAGAGCAAAATCGGGCACTCACCCTATAACAAGACGGGCAGGCGCTGGCGGCCGCTGCTGGCCCCCGTCCTCGCCTCCGGGTCAAGAGATCGAGGGGGTGGCCAGCGGTCGTCGATGAAAGAGAGGAGGGGAAAGGAAGATGAAACCCTAGCCGGCTTCCTTTTCCGCTGTGAGCGGAACGGGAATGTGGGGAGCGGCAGGCTGGGAGTGTTTGCCCGGGCCCCGGGGCGAGCAGATAGGGCTGGACAATTTTTTTCACCAAAATGGAAAAATCAAACCAAAATATTAAAAGCCGAACCAAAGTTTAGTGTTCAGTGTCGCGGTTTTGATTTTGCATTTTGTAAATTTTGGATTATGGGTTTTTATACCGTAGCAAAACGAATTATCCAAACCTAGGTTAGAACTATCTTCTTTCCAAAGTCCTCAAAACAATAACTTAACCCTTATTTTCTAGTCTATTTCAAGTGTTACCGGCCGAACACCAAAGATCACCTTCGGCTAGAACTGTTATGGACGCAAGTATGAAGACACCAGCTTTAAATCAACAATGTGTATGCGTGGTTGACGAAGTAAGACGAAGCTATAAAAATCTTCGAGGCTTGCTTAACAAGACAGCAAGAAGAAAGGACAGTAATACCCTTAGTTTATTCATTAGTCCAAATGTATAAGGTTAAGGGCATAAATATATTTTTTGTCGGAACTGTACCCCACGCATATAAATAGAGGAATAGTGTCATATATTGGACACAATTTCTTGAACGGAGTAAACAGATTGCTTTGTCTTTGAAGCTATATTCCCTTCTTTTTATTGTAACTTTGCGAAGTCGAAAGTATACTTATAACCTTTTATCGAATAATAAAGAATGGGAAGAAAGTAATGTCTTATAAGGTTGAATCATATGCCATATCTTTGCCTTATGCACAATTTATCTTAAATGTTCTTTACATCTTTTTCACTTATTTTCTACATCTTCATCCTTTAATCAATATTCTCTCCAAGAAGGAAGAACTAAAGGATGAAGATGAAGCTTGATTTAATCGTGTTCTCTTATTATTTTATACTCCGAAGGGATAAAAAACGAGTGACCAACATTGACGCCCACCTCCGATAAACTCACGACTATCACAAGAAGCTTCATCATACCTCCAAAGAAAACAACAACTAGTGTTGTCCTCACTCCCCTGGATCCCAACTAAGGAGAAGATGCACTTCTTCGAGAAGCATGAAACCAGAAGAGAAAGGTCGTTGACCCCACACCACAAGACGACGAGCTTGATCAGGAGATCCATCAGCAAGTTGAAAAACGTTAGGAGAAAATGTTTTGGCTTTCTAAACTCCAGAAACAGATCGATGAAGTATCCGAGCAAATGCGCAATATTGCAGCACGCTGATCAACAAGAGCACCAATATCACCAGAGGGACCTTCGGCACGAGGGTCACAATCATGATGACCTTCAACACAAATCCTACAACTATGATGATTTCCTatatgatgatgcttctcccttggctgtAGAGCTATAGGTTATGTCTTGGCCACCATTGTATAAACCACCTCAACTGCCATGTTTGATGATCATCCCGACCCAAAGCaaattctgatgagctacgaagctataatatcttcgtatggtgacaACACAACAGTAATGGCCAAACGTTTATCATGGCGGTCAGAAGTgatgcccaaacatggtattcctcccttcgaccaggcatAGTGACCTCATGGCATAAGCTGAAGGATATGATGATCACAAGCTTTCAAGGCTTTTAGGTGAAGCCAATtactgctcaggccttgttccagtacaCTCAAGACCATGATGAATATCTCTAAGCTTTTTTCCGAAGGTTCCTTTGGCTTTGAGCCCAAGCACCCATAATCCCAAATGAGATTGTCATCGAAGTGATGACCAAGGGGCTTCGTTCAGGACTAGCTGCTCATTATTTCGCCAAAAACCTCTTCAATCCTTGGAGAAGCTTatctagaagatggatgaatatatcagagcagataatgacttccaccaaagaagggaagaagcccaaAGATATGCGGAGATGACTAgaagcttcagaggaaggttCCACCCAAAGTATATTAGAAACATTAATAATTCGAGCCAAAACGAAGACAAAACTAGCCAGTCAGATACTACCTAAAAGTTTAGTGGTAGGCAAGGTGTAAAGTAAACCAaattagggtaacctattgggtcccatcaatttAACCTGAGCATATcatagtgattaacaggaacattattggataaagaagagtgatcaagggcacaacttgcctttagcGAGCTCCTGCTCAGAATTTTCCACTTGCTGAGTTCTGGGTTCCtcggtcacttgctcgtctactcgcaacaatacaaacaagcatgttATATGagaaattaatatcacaccaaacatgagcacAAACCATGTAATAATGTTTTACGTGTTGCTATGAGATCGTAGGCTTGAGAACGGCTAAAATCGAAGTTACGAGTATAGAGATATGGTTTTGTGAAGTTTTCGGTGATTAACTAGCAAAATTATATTCTATATAAATTATGTGAGAAAAGATATAGGTGACTTTGTTCAACCTTACACCAAGTTTTTGCTTGATTAGA contains these protein-coding regions:
- the LOC103632462 gene encoding FRIGIDA-like protein 3, which codes for MSEMESVAALMDSTSSKIQQLQEAFAELESQSAFCMNFKWKQLEDHFRGLEQSLKKKFDELKEQEKEFQETVAKSEQMLEQREAAVVAKELTSLERLQEKREAALAMIFSKSRLSLPVPSINPMNKALDNLGVKWPKPASEESVHLQVDNAAVRPRSELVALCEEMNVNGLHKFISDNRKNLAAIREEIPSALKKTSHPYGLVLDSLEDFYSGDNLVLDGKKDGDLLGVRRTCLMLMESLGQLHSNDITCSSLERHMLTTNIIERAKTIAFKWKSKLDNLDIDASNGNCLEAHAFLQLLATFGISAEFNEDDLCKLLPYVSRRRQTPELCRLLGLSQKMPGVIEVLVESGRPIDAINLAYVFELTEQFEPVHLLKAYLRDVKKMSHARNVKTSPGAQNEMNERELSALKSVIKCIEEHKLEQQYPVDPLQKRVLQLEKAKADKRMAVEAAKPQSKRPRANGSAFATRATGFADKSFYSATPERHPFNPCERQFVYGAEVHLPPMMTSASYTMQPAHGPYYGNGYPVQYQVSYIH